The window CCACGGATACCGGCGTGGATGTCGATTGCAGATACGCGATCTACTACGGCGATCCAACAGACCGAACAGAGTCGGACGAGCGGCTGGCCGCCTTCATGGTCGAGCAAGACTGGAGCGGGGTGGGTCAGCGCATGTACGTGCGAGCGATCGCCAACCCGTTCGTCCCCGGCCGTGACGGGGGCCTGCAATCGGACACCCAGGCAAACCGGGACCAGATGTCACTCAGCATCGCGATCTCGGATGTGATCGAGGAGATCATCCCTGATGACCTGCGGGACAACCGTGAAGGACTCATCGAAAGCAGCGTGACCGACTGCCAGGGAAAGCTCCATTGATGACGAGCCAGTCGATCCCGCCAGAGATTCGCGACCGGGTGGAGATCGTCGTGGCAGACAATGCCACCGACCTCCTCAGTTACCTCCGCCGACGCGTGCAGCACAAGGAAGACGCCGCCGACCTGCTGGGTCGCGTCCTGTTGGCCCTGTGGGAGAACTCCGCCAAGCTCCCCACCAATGACTTAGACGCGAGGATGTGGTGCTTCGGTATCGCCCGAAACATCCTCCGCGAGCACTACAGGCACGCCGTGCGGGAGCTCGCGTTAGTGGATGGGCTCCGGTCTCATCTCCGCACCTCCGCCTCGGAACACGCTGCTGCCGACGCCGTCGCGGAAAAGAAGATGGACGCAGAAGCGGTCCGTGAGGCATTGGGTGCGTTGGATCGAAGATCTCGCGAGTTGTTGATGCTGATTCACTGGGATGGCTTCACGATCGCGGACGCAGCCCGGCTCCTCTCGATGAACGAGTCCACCGCACGTACCCGGCACGCCCGCGCTCTTCGTCGACTGGAACAGGAGCTGGAGCCCCGAGGGAAAGACGCCGGCGCCGCTGACGCGACCCGCCGCGGGCGTTTGGCCAAACCGGCACTCTCTCCCGCCGGAACGCAACGACTCCCTCTGGGCGGATCACGCACAGCCGAATAGGCATTCTTGCCGGTGCCGCGATGGGCCCGAGTGCTTGCGTGACAGCCCGGCTTTGCGCTCGAGACTGCCGAAAGCTCAATCGTTTGGGCAGCGCGGAAGCTGGCTCACTTTTTCGGTGCGCCAGCTTCCGCGGTCGGCGGGCGCTACGGTGTCGGGGCGTCGCCGACCACCGTTGTCGTGACGCTGGTGCGGGTATCGGGCACCGTTGTGGGGATGGTGTCTGAGCCGATGACGTTGTTGCTGGTGGTCTGCGCCAGTGAGGTGATCATGCCGAGCTCGGTGTCGAGGGTGATCTCCGTGGTGCGGGTATAGAGCCAATCACCGGACTGATACTCCAGCGTCGCCGCCGTTCCGTTCACGTCCGAGACCCTAATCCCCGGAACCAGCGCCAGGGCTCGCAGCAATGCGGCACGCAGCTCGGCCGGCATGAGGTTGGCCGTGAGGACATCGGTCAGCGCGTCGACGACCCACTGGTCGTTGACGTTGGGGTCTCCGGAGCGGGCTCGGAACCAGTCCAGAAGTGCCTGCGGATCGCGTGGCATCTGGTCGTAGACGGGACGGTAGCTGTCGAGAAGATACTGGGTGTCGTCGCCCTCGGCAGCGGGGATCTCTCCGCCCGGCAGCGCTTGCAGATCGGGCCAGTACCCACTGTCAGAAGCTGCCTCCTGCTCGGTCCAATCCGCCGCCGCCTCGTCGGCGCGGGTGCCATAGGTGGCAATCACTTGTGGATCGGCGCTCCAGTCCCAGATCCAGTCGCCCGATCGATCCGCGGGCACGTACAGCACGCGAGTTTCTCGGACGATAAGGCCGGCTTCAGCGTCGGCGCGGTCGCTACTGTTGAACCGCTCCCAGGCCTCGTCTCCCATGCCCTCATCCCACTGCCACAGCTGGTCGCCGTCGGTCTGAATGCGCAGGTACTGGTCGGGGGTCAGGGTCGTATCGATCGCTGTGATGGTGACGTCGGCGGCGTTCTCGAGCACAGCAGCTGCGGCGGGGTCGATCTGCGTGGGCGTCAGCACGCTGATCGCGACCGCGGTGGCGGCGACTCCGCCCACAAGCGCGGACACACCAAGCCATCGCCGTCTTCCGTGGCGGATTGGCCGGCTCTCCTTCGATATCTCTCGTAGCAGCTCCTGCCGGGCGTTGTTGATCTGCGCGTCGGTGACGGCCGTGTTGTGCAGGTCGATGTCACGCACTCGCTCCAAGACGTCCATCGGCGTCCTCCTTTCCCATCCAGGTCAGCCGGGCAGCGGAACGCGAACCCGGTGGTGCGAGCTTTCGACGAATGCGATTCAGGCGCGATCCCACGGTGCCGACGGGAATCCCCAGTGCGGTCGCGACCTCCTCTTGAGTGAGGCCACCCCAGGCGTAAAGAAACAGCGTCTCCCGGTCCCGCGCGCTCAGCGCAGCGATCCGCGGCGCCAGCTCCCGCACCGCGGCAGCGGCATCCAAGCGCGTGCTCGCGCCCTCGATGCCACCCTCGTTCGAGGCTTCCTCGCGGTCAGCCGACGCTGCAACCGCCCTCCAGTGCCGGGCCTCGTCGGCGCGGTGCTTCTTCAACACACGCGACGCGATCCCCAGCAACCAAGGGCGCGCGGACTCCCACGACGAATCGAAGTCTGCTCGGCGGCGGAACGCGACCAGGAAGGTCTCGCTCAGCACGTCCTCGACCGCCTCGCCACTGACCCGCCGCCTCACGAAAGCAGCGACGGGCACCGAATGCCGCTCGAACAGTTCCGCGAACGCGCCTGGCGTGGTGCGGGACCGGGAGAGGATCTCGCTGTCTGTGCTCACAGTAGGTATTGCCCGATCCGCTCCAAACCCTTCACGACTTCTTTCTACGCGAGCCCAGGTGAGGATCACGAACACCGGCGGGCATCCTGGACATGACTCGCGGGGCCGAACGCAATCGATCGCTCCCCGCCAAAGGGGCTACATGCGCTTGAGCGTCTCGTATAGCGACCTGGCTCGTATCCCTTCCGATCGACCGCACTGACGCACTCGAAATCCTCGTATGCGATGTTCGACCGCAGCCCATCCGAGGCGAGTGCTCAATCTTGCGGTGGCTGGCCATCTGGATCCGCTTCACCCAGGGCAGCTCGGAGCAGCACAGGGCGACGATTAGCCAGTCACGTGGATGTAGCGAATCGGGCAGTGGCAATCCAGGCGATTCCCGCCAGGATTGCCGCAAGCGCGAGAGGCAAGTACATGTAGGGGTCTCCGAACACTGGGTTGGCCAGCATGATGCCCATGGAGATGAACGACCCGACGGACAGGATGCCGACGCTCGTCCCATTGCGGGGGTCGGACCGTGAGAAGAACAGTCCGCTGCCGATCACCAGTGCGCCTGTGGCGAGCAGCGCCAGCACAGTGGCCGGTACCGGGATAATCCATCCCAGGAAGAACGGCCAGCTCCAGTGGACCAACCAGAGAGATCCGCCCGTCGCGAGGGCCCACCAGCCGTTACCGTCAAGCGGCACCGCGCGAAGAAGCAGGAAGCCAACGAGGATAAGCAAGTACGCGACCCCTGTCATGGTGACGTACGCCGTGAAAGGGACGGCCGTCATCGCGTCGACCGGGAGGGATCCAAGAAGAACGGTCGTCAGAAGAAGGGCCCCACCGATCAAGACGATCACGGGTGGAATCACCAAAGACAACAGCGTCCAGGTGAGCGGACGGTCTTCTTTGCTAGTCAACGCCCCTCGAATCTCCGCGTCGACGGGAGACGCAGTTTCCAAATCCGAACGTACCCGAGCGAGCGGTTAGCCGATCTCGCGACGCGGGCGACCTGCATTGCACGCGGAGACTGACAATCTGTCTCGTATCCCTTCCGATCGACTGCACTGGCCGGTTTCGGAGCGCGTCGGCGGCGTCGAAACGCCCTCGTTTGAGGATGCTGACAAAGATCTCGCCGCACGGCTCGAATAGGAGTAGCGCAGCGTCCGAATCGGAGTCGACATCCAGCACACTCGCGTGCGAGCGGAAGGCAGCGCAACTGGTATTCCTTGCTTTGCGACGCGGAGGATGTCGCACCGGGGATCGTGGTGTTGACCTCTCGTTGCAGGTGGGGCGCGGTGGAATCCATACTCAGCGGGTGGGCGAAGAGGGAAATGTGTACGACGCGGCTCGTCGACGAGTGGCCCTTGACGCTGAAGTGAAGAGACGTGAGCGGGACGGTTGGGCGGTGTTGGACCGGTCGCGCTTCGAGGTCACGATGATTCACGATGTCCGGCCGCCGTGGTGGCAGATCCTTCTCACGCTGGTGCTGGGGGTGTTCGGCGCTGTAGCGGTTGTGACGGCCGAGCGATACTTGCGCATTGAGGCACTGGGCGACGGTCAACTGCGTCGCCGGACTACCGGGGATGTCCCACGAGGTTGGCCTCGTAGACGGCGGTACGAAGTTCCTGATGGAACCGTTGAAGGTTCCGTGTCTGGCGGTGATCGCGACTAGACAGTAGCCCCTCCAAAGAGTTGTCTCGTATCCCTTCCGATCGACCGCAGGGACCGGTTTTGGAGCGCGTCGGCGGGGTTATACGCGCTCGTTTGAGGATGCTGACAAAGATCTCGCCGCACGGCTCGAATAGGAGTGACGCGACGGCCGATTCGGAGTCGGCTTCCAGCGCACTCGCGTGCGAGCGGAAGGCGGCGCGACTGAATCTCTCAATGTCTCAACCAAATCGACATCCACCGATCGTTCTCGTATCTCATGCTTTTCGCGACGCTCGCTGCTGCAGTGGGCGATCCCTGATCGGGCGATGCTGGCTAAAGGTCGATACTTCAGTTCAGTCAGAAGCCTTCCCCTTAGGCTTCGGAGACGAGGCGTTACCGACGGATACCGTTGAGCGATGCCCGACGTGACCTTCGACACTGTGTTGATCAACGGCAGTGTCGGTACCGGCAAGACGACTGCCGCAGAAAAGCTTGGCGACGAGCTACAGCGATCCGGGATCCCGGGAGCGGTCATCGACGTCGACTGGCTGCGTCGTTCATGGCCGGCGCCACACGGCGACCCGTTCCGGACAGCACTGGCACTGGAGAACACTCGCGCGATCGCGTCGAACTTCCGACGCGCAGGTGCACTTGTGCTCGTAATCGCAACCGTCATCGAGAGTCGTGACGAACTGCATAGAAACATAGCGGCGGCGTCCGCGGAGAACGCACTGCACATTCGCCTGACGGCCGCTCCCGACGTCGTCCTCGCCAGATTGACCGCACGGCACGACGATGACGAAGACGCTCTGCGATGGCACGCACGCCGCCACCCCGAGCTCGCGCGCACACTCGACGGCGCTGGCTTCTCCGACGACGTGCGCATCGACACCA of the Microbacterium invictum genome contains:
- a CDS encoding sigma-70 family RNA polymerase sigma factor, encoding MTSQSIPPEIRDRVEIVVADNATDLLSYLRRRVQHKEDAADLLGRVLLALWENSAKLPTNDLDARMWCFGIARNILREHYRHAVRELALVDGLRSHLRTSASEHAAADAVAEKKMDAEAVREALGALDRRSRELLMLIHWDGFTIADAARLLSMNESTARTRHARALRRLEQELEPRGKDAGAADATRRGRLAKPALSPAGTQRLPLGGSRTAE
- a CDS encoding sigma-70 family RNA polymerase sigma factor, with product MSTDSEILSRSRTTPGAFAELFERHSVPVAAFVRRRVSGEAVEDVLSETFLVAFRRRADFDSSWESARPWLLGIASRVLKKHRADEARHWRAVAASADREEASNEGGIEGASTRLDAAAAVRELAPRIAALSARDRETLFLYAWGGLTQEEVATALGIPVGTVGSRLNRIRRKLAPPGSRSAARLTWMGKEDADGRLGASA
- a CDS encoding AAA family ATPase, with amino-acid sequence MPDVTFDTVLINGSVGTGKTTAAEKLGDELQRSGIPGAVIDVDWLRRSWPAPHGDPFRTALALENTRAIASNFRRAGALVLVIATVIESRDELHRNIAAASAENALHIRLTAAPDVVLARLTARHDDDEDALRWHARRHPELARTLDGAGFSDDVRIDTTARAATDIAQDILARLIGSDH